The genomic DNA AGAACTTGGCTTACAAGCTTGAAGCTGTCTCCTTTGTTCTGTACAGTCCATTGGCCCTGCCTTCAATGGGGTGTATAGGCATGACTCTGCACCCCTGTGCCCCTCCACAGAATGCTGCTTTCAGCTTGCTGCTGTTTAGCTGTAGTGTAGGATGTCTCTTCTTACAGCTAGCTGGTTGGCAGCTGCACCATGTGTAAGTGGCACAGCTTTTAGCCCAGGAATGATGACCTGTCTCAAAACAGCTCTTACCTGTGCTTGAGCCCTTCTTTTTAATAGTGCCCTCCTGTATGGCTGACCAATCACTCTGTGTGCTGATCCTTCCTTGCAGGAATACCATGGAGGCTTTTTCAGCTTGTTATCTCAAAGATGTGCAGCAGGAGGCACTTGGTTCAGCTGTGATTGGTATTGATGAAGGCCAGTTTGTAAGTTCTCAATGCttgtctgctgctgtctcctgtcCAAATAACCAGCCATTTGCCTAGAAGGGGCCCATGTCATGTAAGATGGGAAGTGCAGAGAAGAATCTTAGACCCACTGTGTTAATCGGTAAAATGGTCTTGTGTGGAGTTCTTGTCCAGCCACATGTGTGGTCTAGTGCCATCCCTCCCTGTAGCCTTGGTATGGGTCCTGTGGGCAGCTAAACCTGCCATGTTTAGTCTGAACTGTGAAGACTCTCCTTGCCCCCTTTGCTCAGGCAATGTTGCTGTAGCTTCCTAGCTGATGCCCAGTCCTGCCGTTGTAGGCACATTTCTAAATTCAAGGCTATCTGCAGCACTCGAACCTGCCCATACTCTTCCTCTGCACTCTCCTTGCTGAAGCTGTCCTCTTTATGCACTGTCTAGTTCCCAGACATTGTGGAGTTCTGTGAGGCGATGGCCAATGCAGGGAAGACAGTGATTGTTGCTGCCCTCGATGGGACCTTCCAAAGGAAGGTAATTCCTTTCAGCAATGGGTAACTGGATCCTTCTGAGTTCTTATCTCTGTACCAAATAGCCTGTCTCTTTGCTGCAGGCATTTGGGAGCATCCTGAACCTGGTCCCCTTGGCAGAGAGCGTAGTGAAGCTGAATGCTGTATGCATGGAGTGTTACCGGGAGGCTTCATACACTAAGAGGCTGGGTGCTGAGAGGGAGGTAAGATTCTAGGGAACAAAGATCACTCTAACAGGGCCTTGAAGGCACCTGTGAGGTGACATGAGCTGCCCATGGTGTGCTCATACAGGAGGAAGGAGCATTCCCTTTTAACATACTTTCTCCTTCCAGGTTGAAGTTATTGGAGGGTCAGACAAGTATCACTCTGTCTGCCGTGTCTGCTACTTCAGGAAACGACCTCAGCAGGCTGGgccagaaaacaaagagaacCTGCCTGTGGGGGCCAAACAGGTGGATGCCATAGCCTCTCGAAAGGTCCTGGCTTTGCGACAGATGCAGTGGAGCCCAGCAAACTGAGCAGGGGAGGCTAGAGACAACAACTTTGGGGCTTCTTTAAAGCTGGCTTTCTCCTCTGTTCAGCCTGGAGCTGTCTTGTGGCCTCTCAATGCTACCTGCCAAACCTAACTGCTGCTTGTGTGTGCTGAGCTACAAAGAACCAGGCAAGCCTCCATGTAGAAGGGACAAAAGGGGAGAACAATGACAAACACAAGTCAGGCAAGCAACCAAGGGGAAAGTCCTCTGCCATGGGATGTGCCCAAGAAATGGGAGGCACTTACAGAGGCAGCCACACTGCACCAGACCCTTGTCCCTGAGTATGGGACTTCCCAATACACCCATCTGTCCAGGCTTCTGAGTAATGAATTCCTCCAAACTCCTGGTTACCCCTCTCAAGTATTTTTGACCTCCCTCTGTGACGCTGTTGCTGGGTTTTGCTTGTTCTTAAGGACCTTGCCTGTTCCTAACTAGCTCATGGGTTTGACTTGCTGCCTGGGGATGCCCTGTCCCTAGGTGACACTGGGGCAGGAGGACCTCATTGTTTTAGCCCCTTTGTTATATTGCCTCTTACTCCATTCTTAGGTAAATGGCCTCAGTCCTCCCATCCCTATTAGTGTCTCCTCCTGCTATCACTACACCCCAGCCATTATCTTCCCTCCCAAACATCAGTTTCCCCTCTAACAATGCTTATGtgcagctgcccccaccccctctctggcAGGCAGCTGTAATTAGTTCTCCCTCCCTTGTTGCACTTCAGTGGCTGTCCAATTTAAGATGGTTTCTCCAATTATACTTGCTAAGTGACTGAGTTGCTCTCAATCAGGGCTGTTCCATTCCAAGGGTTTTTACTGTTACCAGCAGTAGAGGTGGCCTTGATGTGTTTATTTTTAGGGTTAGGTGGGGGTTCTGTTTTTAGTTTCAGGTGTAGTAACTCTAGGAGCGAGGCCCTGCTCCTCCCTGCATCCCCCTGATGAGGGTGGAGAATAGTCACCCCTCCAGCCATGATATCCAAGCTCTTAACACAGACTAACTGAAAACAA from Gopherus flavomarginatus isolate rGopFla2 chromosome 12, rGopFla2.mat.asm, whole genome shotgun sequence includes the following:
- the TK1 gene encoding thymidine kinase, cytosolic isoform X2, producing MFSGKSTELMRRVRRFQIAQYKCLVIKYAKDTRYCTNGVSTHDRNTMEAFSACYLKDVQQEALGSAVIGIDEGQFFPDIVEFCEAMANAGKTVIVAALDGTFQRKAFGSILNLVPLAESVVKLNAVCMECYREASYTKRLGAEREVEVIGGSDKYHSVCRVCYFRKRPQQAGPENKENLPVGAKQVDAIASRKVLALRQMQWSPAN
- the TK1 gene encoding thymidine kinase, cytosolic isoform X1, translating into MSCLNVPGVQPGSPAKARGQIQVIFGPMFSGKSTELMRRVRRFQIAQYKCLVIKYAKDTRYCTNGVSTHDRNTMEAFSACYLKDVQQEALGSAVIGIDEGQFFPDIVEFCEAMANAGKTVIVAALDGTFQRKAFGSILNLVPLAESVVKLNAVCMECYREASYTKRLGAEREVEVIGGSDKYHSVCRVCYFRKRPQQAGPENKENLPVGAKQVDAIASRKVLALRQMQWSPAN
- the TK1 gene encoding thymidine kinase, cytosolic isoform X3 — encoded protein: MRRVRRFQIAQYKCLVIKYAKDTRYCTNGVSTHDRNTMEAFSACYLKDVQQEALGSAVIGIDEGQFFPDIVEFCEAMANAGKTVIVAALDGTFQRKAFGSILNLVPLAESVVKLNAVCMECYREASYTKRLGAEREVEVIGGSDKYHSVCRVCYFRKRPQQAGPENKENLPVGAKQVDAIASRKVLALRQMQWSPAN